One genomic segment of Hemiscyllium ocellatum isolate sHemOce1 chromosome 49, sHemOce1.pat.X.cur, whole genome shotgun sequence includes these proteins:
- the LOC132837100 gene encoding histone H4 isoform X3 — MSGRGKGGKGLGKGGAKRHRKVLRDNIQGITKPAIRRLARRGGVKRISGLIYEETRGVLKVFLENVIRDAVTYTEHAKRKTVTAMDVVYALKRQGRTLYGFGG; from the coding sequence ATGTCTGGAAGGGGTAAAGGAGGCAAAGGCCTGGGAAAAGGCGGAGCGAAGCGGCACCGCAAAGTGCTCCGTGATAACATCCAGGGCATCACGAAACCAGCCATCCGGCGCCTGGCTCGCCGTGGCGGGGTCAAGCGCATCTCGGGCTTGATCTATGAGGAGACCCGCGGGGTGCTGAAGGTTTTCCTGGAGAATGTGATCAGGGATGCGGTCACCTACACTGAGCACGCCAAGCGCAAGACGGTCACCGCCATGGATGTGGTGTACGCTCTGAAACGCCAGGGCCGCACTCTCTATGGATTCGGCGGCTGA